In Cydia strobilella chromosome 6, ilCydStro3.1, whole genome shotgun sequence, one DNA window encodes the following:
- the LOC134742551 gene encoding uncharacterized protein LOC134742551: MADTDSDEVAISANDTKINPNEFDVAVSAMLIGLGGEKYLDVFRINNIGQSTLIELSDEDLIKFGIDDQDMRTKILEEVKNLPLYQELQVCETRPCLGPIEIVDMLEESSQHLYRIYLSMLANTLTLKKAHNLSDCLLHKEKHASDIAVATLSEITTILNSMDIALHAEFKTLRKESNKTKRKKLAVGTLGSIAITVLAALFFRSIKQLKQ, translated from the exons ATGGCAGACACCGATTCAGATGAAGTTGCAATTAGCGCCAacgatacaaaaataaatccAAATGAGTTTGACGTAGCTGTAAGTGCGATGCTAATAGGATTAGGAGGTGAAAAGTATCTCGACGTGTTTAG GATTAACAATATTGGACAGTCAACTCTAATTGAACTGAGTGATGAAGATTTAATCAAATTTGGAATAGATGATCAAGACatgagaacaaaaattttggaaGAAGTAAAGAATTTGCCGCTGTACCAAGAATTACAAGT GTGTGAGACCCGGCCATGTCTAGGTCCAATAGAAATAGTTGACATGCTGGAGGAGAGCTCTCAACACTTGTATAGAATTTACCTGAGTATGTTAGCTAATACCCTCACATTGAAGAAGGCACATAACTTGTCAGACTGCCTCCTTCACAAAGAGAAGCATGCTTCTGATATTGCTGTGGCAACACTGAGTGAAATCACTACCATTTTGAACTCTATGGACATAGCACTTCATGCGGAGTTTAAG acCTTGAGAAAAGAGTCCAATAAAACCAAGAGAAAGAAACTGGCTGTGGGAACTTTGGGCAGTATAGCCATAACTGTGTTAGCTGCTCTATTTTTTAGATCTATAAAACAACTTAAACAATAG